The Stigmatopora argus isolate UIUO_Sarg chromosome 6, RoL_Sarg_1.0, whole genome shotgun sequence region ACATGCTTAAGCGCTGCGCCAGGCGGAAAGCAAAGGGAAGGAGCGCCAAAGTGGCCGTTACCAGCCCGCCGAACACCAGGTATCCCACGCCTTGCTCGGCGAGTTTCACCTTTAAGGCGAGACGATGAGGTATTAGATCGAGATTGTAATGAATGAAACATTCTCAAGATTTCAAGTTGGAGTCTTCCcgaagattttttggggggtctcaTTAAAGATTCTGACAGCTACTGTACCCGAGTGAGAATGATCCCACTGATTTCCAGAACAGACATGTCTGCTTTCTTGCACTCGCCCAGTTCCCATATGATGGCGCTGACTCGGTCCCTGGAAGGGTGGCACGCCTGAAGCCAGGAGAGCTGGTGCTGCAATAACATGCACATACAACTGTCATGACCAGCATCGTGAGTCATGTCTTTTGGCGAGTGCTCGGTGCCGTCCTACCCCTGCGATGCCTTGTGGCAGGCTCTCGTTGTCACTGCTCAGCGTGATGTTCTGCTGCAGCGCGAGGCCGCCGAAGAACTTCCCGTTGTCCTCGCTGTCGCTGCTCCCCGTGGAGGCGGAGTCAGGGTCCTGGAGGAGCTCCTCCCACAGGGTGTCGTCAGTGTCGGAGGCCGGTCGGGAGCCACCGCTAGGTCGCAAGCGCTCCACTTCTCGCGGTTTTAACGCCCTAGCTATTTTCTATTGTTGCACATGTCCGTTTAAGcagaatattcattttaaactgagcaattgtgaaacagtcataaATGTTCACTTCATAAcgattgtaaaataaataaatagattaacaaaaataaaagaaaagtttCACCTGAGCCCCGACAGCAGCTTTGGTCTTTCTTCTGCGTACAGATGGCGGCCAGGGGTCCGCAGGAATCCCATCCACTGGTTGCACACACCCCTCTTCCTCACTTGACAGTTCGTCCGACACGCCCAAGCCAGACTTTCTTTTGCTCTGTGACGACATGGTAAAAAATTAGAAAGTATATTTCAACCACTTCActaagatacaaaaaaatattcatttcatttttccccATTCAACTAGTTTAATGTGGATTCAGCTAGTCTCTAATGTAATTTAATCCAATTCAACACTTCATTTTGTGACCTGATTTGTTAACTTATTGGCTCCCATTAATAGTGACAGACAAAACCAAATCAACAGATCAGCACAGACTTGTAGTACTAGTCCTCGGGAGTACTTACTCGTACTAAAAGTATGTGAAACCACATACCCATAGTACAAGTACCTAGAAATACacgtacttgtactacaagtacaCGTAAGTCCAGGTATTTGTGCTACAAGTACACGCAAGTACAGGTATTTGTACTACAAGTACCCCAAGTGCAGGTACTTGCAGTACAAGTAGACACAgctacaaatacacacaaaaacacatttgtagtACAAGTAAATGTAAGTACAcatacttgtagtacaagtagtCACATTTGAGTGCAATTAAGTGCCCGTTCTTGGATGATAAGTAAATGTGGTTTTAATACAAGTGCATGGTGTAGATGTGTGTTACATATACAGCCTTATCTCATTTCTGTACCTGAGTTTATGAAGCCTATAGAAGTCTGGCAACCTGGACGAAGACAAAGAATTTATCTCGTAATTGCCTGATTGGTGGAAGGCCGGACATTCGTTGTAAACACAAAATCAAAAGAATAACAATTTTTAATGGGGTGACAATTGACTTTTTCCATGGGAAAATCTAGGCCTAATCATTGAGAACCGTTTTAGAagtattttccaaaatgaatggatgaaacaTCAGGGTCATTTATTGAAGACGTGAAAGTGAATCTTACATATTGCTGGTTTAAGTTAAAAACACATTGCATACATAATGTGTGACGCAAACACTCCACTTTTTaagagaatttttttcttcagtcgtAAATTTTTGGTAGTGTTTGTTTAGTTCACTTTGATGGAAGGAAAGATGATTTGAGATTGAAGTGTTGTCATTAAATCAATTCAATGAGTAAGTCAGGTACTTTTCAatcaagttatttatttttaccttacTCTGAATTTAACATTTTAGAAGTAAATGTGGATAGGGAAAAAACTGTGTTGGAAAAGTTGGGAGTAGGAGTACTATGTTTACCACAGTTGAAATTTCTAAATTTGAAAACAGGCGTTTGCAAATATCTCTGTTCGATTAATCACAAAGCCATTCGGTCTGTTTTCATCAGGAATGACAGAAATtagtattcaattcaatcaatatTGACTGTCAGGAGgataaaagtaccgtattttcacgactataaggcacacttaaaagtcttaaatttcctccaaaatagacagggcgccttataatccagtgcgctttatatatggaccaatactaaaattgttatcacgataaaataaaataaatcagtcgatagggtacaccatcctctacagctctcacaacaacggcaagcagcccccgacgctactattttccccgtagaaaaagtactgcgcagtgactgctgggatatatagttcttttgtcaatacacccagtatgatggcgagcacactaatttggtgctcgccgtcattccggctggatttacaaaagaactcctgccgctagctactagctagctactatttgcgaatggattgtggcctggacatcgacatcaacacagctttacgaacggtggcaggcagcgccgggctagttatgctatctactatttgcaaatgaattgtggccgcctggatgaacgtataaaactcggcattttcgatgactcatttggacaattgttcaattcggacacagaaaatgaggactttgatggatttgtgggtgatgatgacataagtacattgtaaaatagctaaataaagtacaaccaaactcagttttgcttccgttgcctttttaaaaacgtgtttttagtgtgtgttcgtatgtttaagctagtgtatgttttgccatgcctggctgtgtctttaaaaacggtgcgtcctttgtgtgtgtcaaatacagaaacagcactcgttactgacactccGGCTTAAactgcgatgcgccatatagtcgtgaaaatacggtagtacatatggacattttttcagATAAATGTCACTGAATGATCACTCAATTAACAAAACAATTGTGAaatgttattattgattattgatcATATTTTACCCTTTGTAAATTTGACCGATAGTGTTACCTGTTTTATCGGCTGCTGAAATTCCTCAAATGGCACCGGCAGCTGCGGCTCCTTCTGGTTGCTTTCATTCTTCTCATCCAGTTTCTTCTGGGCCCTGCCCTTCCTGGGCCTGGGTGGTAGACAAAAGACAGCAACAACTGCTTTACTGCACAAAACCCAAAGTGTTTGCGCCTCACCTCCTTCTGCGGGCGGGACTGCTGCCTCCATTGCCGGCAGCCGGACCGCTGGTGGGCCAGCGGCTACACTCGGTGGACACAATCTGACAGTGCACAGTGCCCAGTAAAAGCATTAGACACAAAGGTCCGAATGCCTCGCTGGCACTTGCCCCGGGGACCTCCACGTAGAGCAGCACGGCAGCCACTACAAAAGGGGGAGAGAGATATTTTCCAACGCTAACCTGTGCGTCAATAGGACAACCAGGGTTGATAGCTAACCTTGCATAAAGTAGAGCAGCAGAATGCAGGAGGAAATTGGTTTGGAGGTGACCTGGATCCACCATGagaaaaagaagggaaaaagcAGCACACGGACCAAACCCTTGCGAGTTAACGCCGTCCAGGGACTCTGCGGTTTAGCTTTGCTGAAAGTGGACCCTTCCAGGTAAAGAGAGTGTAATGAAGATTCTGAATGCGGAAATTGGGCTTTGCAGACTCTCACCTCGAACTAAGTCGACGTCGATAAGGTCATTCTTGATGTGGCCGGTCCTTTTGGGCTTGCTGTCTAAACCCTAGTGGAGAAATGACTTCATTATGGGAAcacaaacataataaaaaatatatacctccTATGTATCTTACATTTAAATCTGTTTGCTCCAGAGACTTTTCCCAGACTTGTTGGTCATAGGCTCCAATCTGTGGCATCAACAACATTTTATGATCGATTATATTCTTGGTTTTATTCTGCGCCCCCAGGCAATAAATAGCCTGTTTCAGACGTACACCTGCCCACCTTCTCTTGATACCAGGATATTCTAGCCATTGTGTTTGGTTGCTAGAAGCACTGATCCAATGTCAGCTCATTTCACAGAGAACACAGGTGATCTGAGGGCAGGAAAACAGCACGATGGCAAACAGGAGGGGTGATAATGAACTTACTGAACTTGACAGAGGAGTATCATATCATAATAGGCAACGTGGTTAGAATGTTCAGAAAATTCTGCAAAGTGTAACGCGGAAGATGTTAAATTCTGCCAAGATTTGTGCCCAAACTTACCTGTTAGGAATGGTGGAACTTTTGTAAGACGATAAATAATCATTAGAAGATGGATTGTTGGTGTTTAGTTTAGGTGTATTCGGACATGTTGTAATCCATATTTTCCAGTGCTAAAAAGCGTCTACGGAATTTTAGATCACGTTTTAACGTCGCGAGCCTTCGCCAATGCACGTCATTAAAAAGCGAAAACGTTATTAGGAATTGTAACTGAGTTATCCTCGGCCATTCCGCTGAACCTTCCTGTTTTACAACAGTGTTAATCTTCTGCGCTCCTTTTCCGGGTTCAGTGAGACAAGCAGTCTAATTTTCCCTGAAGTCTGTTTGACAGGTAAATCCTGATCAGCACCCGAGAGCTGCAGGGTCTCCGTCGTAGGTaacaaaaaaagatacattGATATAATTAATTGACTTATCCAAACTTAAATTTattctttttcaaaatgtatagaTTAACACAGTTTCAAGGGAGAAGAAACTCCCCTAAACTCAAACTAAAAATTGCCTGTCAGTCTTCCTTGAGGACTCAGTGATTGAAATGGGTCAGGTTTATATTTTGACCAATCAGAGTAAAGTATGGAACAACACGACTCCGTTTATGACAAACCGGACCAGAGGAATTTATTATTTTACCGGCATGCTTAAAATGTGTATATTATTGTTTTATGATCGATGGCCAATTCAAACCTTCCCAAtaacattggattggacgtctatcgctgtcaatggcaactatTGAAATAATACTAATTGCAGAAAGACAACAACACTAACAAATACAGTATTTCACAAATCAGATGCTTTGTGTGCCTAAATGAGAGCTGCTTGATGCTGGTGCTTTTCCAAATGTTTTGATCGCCAAATACAAGCAAAATTTACATTCTTCTACTTTTCccgtaataaaaaaataattaaacatacaaaaaggaaataattttaaaataccTTAACAATTGGGATGGCATTAATGAGAAGCAATATTTAAAGATGTATTTATAAAAAGTTTgcttaatattttcaaaatgaccaCAAGTCAAATTGATAACGTCGAAGTCAAGCTAATTGAGGAATAcagtacatacaaaaaaatcacatgccaaatatattaaatgatcaaaacttaaaattgaaaaaaaatggataatttGCGCATACCTAGAATGATGGTCTGTTGTGGTGTATTTAAAAACAGCTGTCAATACTATGCATCACTAATCTCAAATAATAAATCCTGTTAAATGAACGCCAAGGCTTAGCATTGTAAAAGCAACATTTCCGTCACGGGatataatcctttttttcctaatccTACCAAGTGCATTCTGGGAAAATATTAAAGCCCCCCAGCATCCAAGCAAAATTTAAACACTTGTCATATAAGTATGTGATGCATGAAAAACGTCTATGCTTCAAAACTAGTATTACTACATTTATCTCTTGATCTGCAATGACAACATGTTCCAAAAGAGAGCGCTAGAGAGCAATAGTGCCCTTTCTCATTAACAGTATTTTCTACCATGATTTCCAGCAatgtatatatctaaaacaacaataaaactgTCATAAAAATACCTGATACtgactctttaaaaaatatatattatttaaccTAAAACCACCACAAACGATGCACTTACAGTAATCTAAATTGTCAAAATGTTTCATAACACTTGGCTAGTTCTTGTGACTTGAGGAAAAAGTCACTGGGCCTCTTTTGGGTGCAGATGCCGATATATGAATTTTTAACGTGCTTATTTATAAAACATGTCAGTGCAGCAGGTTAAGGAGGAGAATCACAGCCAGTGTCCACGTGGTCCCCCCGTGGCGGTGGGCGGCCCGCCGGGGGGCCACAAGAGCGCTTTGCGGTGAGAGATGTGGAGGGTGCACTTACTGAGGTGGACGATGGAGGAAGCCAAGCAACTTGTCTCTTTGTAGGGCActcgtttaactcattggctgccattgacgctgacAGTCATTCACCCCGAAcccattcaaatggattggacgtagaATGCTGTAAATAGAATGGATTTTACATACATATCGTTTCCAATGTTAATATTTACGTATTTGGACAAAAGAACTTTATCAGTCAATTGTTttctatttgattttttaatttgggtCACTTGACTTGTaaagaaaaagtcaaatgttttgTCAGAATGTGGCAAAGTTACACAAAAGATAGTCATACTGTCTGTGATAGTTATCAAAACCATTATCAAAGTTTTTCTatcaaatcacaaaaaagtGGCAAAATTTCAAGTCGCCTACTTTTTAATCATGATGTCACTAGGGATTGTATTTGAATGAATTTGTGcaaataatgtcattttaaagcCAGTTTTCAAATGTACAGAAAATTACCAGCTGTTCCATAATAACTTTATTATTGTGATAAAtagtaataacaataacaaatcaCGTGAGAATATACTTTTGAGTTgttattttccaacattttcacaacaTTGGGACAAGATCAAATGTTATTATTCATCCAAACTATATTCAATGGCTGTAAAATGTATCGCAAAATAATACATTCATGAGTCACCGACAGTAAATCTTTAACGAAAACATCTACTTAcatatttaatgaaaattcaaaTGTCTCCTCTCAGTTATTTCTTGCATTCTTAGGTATACGTTTTATCCAAATGACAAGTTTTACTAGGCGATcccctttttttggggggggtgttctttttttgtttgttgctaAAGAGCTAAAAGAGGAAAAAGCTTCTCTATTTTTCATGTGGCCTCACCTCTGATGAGAGCACTTGAATGTTTTATGGTGGTCTCGGACATATGCTGCATCTGCTCCAGAGGGCCACGCCAAAGCACTTGGCAATTTGTGCCTCTACTTATGCAGAGTGTTTCTGCTCCCAAAGGCCACATGCTGTACAAAAACATAAGAGGAATATACATcatatatccatttttttccatcccatTTTCACCGTCTTCAAAATGCAGCATGAGTTCACGCACGAAAGCGCGcataatacaaatacatttgcaaATTTATCAGGAAGAA contains the following coding sequences:
- the phtf1 gene encoding putative homeodomain transcription factor 1, whose amino-acid sequence is MARISWYQEKIGAYDQQVWEKSLEQTDLNGLDSKPKRTGHIKNDLIDVDLVRGSTFSKAKPQSPWTALTRKGLVRVLLFPFFFSWWIQVTSKPISSCILLLYFMQVAAVLLYVEVPGASASEAFGPLCLMLLLGTVHCQIVSTECSRWPTSGPAAGNGGSSPARRRRPRKGRAQKKLDEKNESNQKEPQLPVPFEEFQQPIKQSKRKSGLGVSDELSSEEEGCVQPVDGIPADPWPPSVRRRKTKAAVGAQKIARALKPREVERLRPSGGSRPASDTDDTLWEELLQDPDSASTGSSDSEDNGKFFGGLALQQNITLSSDNESLPQGIAGHQLSWLQACHPSRDRVSAIIWELGECKKADMSVLEISGIILTRVKLAEQGVGYLVFGGLVTATLALLPFAFRLAQRLSMSNLGSPSAAELLEVAFSPANAHAYAFFFITTVLRVCLTGLFFFMMCVAERTYKQRLLFAKHFSHLTSARKAKKSEIPHFRLKKLQNIKMWLSLRSFLRRRGPQRSVDVIVSTIFLLALSISFIICAQLLQSHKTFLDSLTNWELMLWASSLVLFLLRLATLGSETNCKYSNSSVLLTEQINLYLKIEKKPNKKEELNIVNNVLKLATKLMKELDTPFRLLGLTVNPLIYNITRVVILSAVSAVVSDLLGFNIRLWKIKP